One window of the Sphaerochaeta associata genome contains the following:
- a CDS encoding alpha/beta hydrolase, giving the protein MKTKYPVHKDYRTINIGVPMYAPLLPLFQRMTRFLYAKQSVPSTIKCQKLTLKSFDGYTLPMELFSPHTANDKSPCILFLHGGAFALPANDFHKKLMCEYALGSNIKVLFVDYRLVPKHRFPHGLEDCFAAYAYITGHAGELGIDSDRIALCGDSAGGALAASLIHLIRDRNLTKPLFQMLIYPVLDARQQTDSMKRFIDTPIWNARQNKKMWNLYCKNPTTQAYCSPMQIPSFARLPKAYIEANEFDCLRDEAIEYARQLQDAGVEVTMNQTKGTVHGFELNWKSEYTQQIIKQRIAYMNQQLAVVD; this is encoded by the coding sequence ATGAAAACAAAGTATCCGGTGCACAAGGATTATCGAACCATCAACATCGGTGTACCGATGTATGCTCCACTGCTGCCTCTCTTTCAGAGGATGACCCGCTTTTTGTACGCAAAACAGAGTGTTCCAAGTACCATCAAATGTCAGAAACTCACGCTGAAAAGCTTCGATGGATATACACTTCCTATGGAACTATTCAGCCCTCATACCGCTAACGACAAATCCCCATGCATTCTGTTTCTGCATGGCGGGGCGTTCGCCCTGCCCGCCAATGATTTTCATAAGAAGCTGATGTGCGAATATGCGCTTGGTTCGAATATCAAAGTTCTCTTTGTCGATTACCGCTTGGTCCCCAAGCATCGGTTTCCCCATGGACTTGAGGACTGCTTTGCAGCGTATGCATATATAACCGGCCATGCCGGCGAACTTGGCATTGATTCCGACCGAATTGCCCTTTGCGGCGATAGTGCCGGAGGGGCCTTGGCTGCTTCCCTCATCCATCTGATCAGGGACAGAAACCTTACCAAACCCTTGTTTCAGATGCTCATCTATCCGGTTTTGGATGCAAGGCAGCAAACCGATTCCATGAAACGGTTTATTGATACTCCCATCTGGAATGCACGGCAGAACAAAAAAATGTGGAATCTCTACTGCAAAAACCCGACCACCCAAGCGTATTGCTCCCCCATGCAAATTCCATCGTTTGCACGATTGCCCAAAGCGTATATTGAAGCAAATGAGTTTGATTGCCTGCGTGATGAAGCAATAGAATACGCCAGACAACTGCAGGACGCAGGTGTGGAAGTTACCATGAACCAGACCAAGGGAACGGTGCATGGATTTGAGCTGAATTGGAAAAGCGAGTATACCCAACAGATAATCAAGCAAAGAATTGCATACATGAACCAACAATTGGCCGTTGTGGATTAG
- a CDS encoding DUF3147 family protein, producing the protein MRFKHMLYYSLKVFISALVIVSVSEVAKRSSLFGALIASLPLTSLLAILWMYKDNVETKKIAQLSQSIFWFVLPSLAFFLAFPFLLTKGLSFWVSLGASATLTIVIYFVMLWILKAFNITIM; encoded by the coding sequence TTGAGGTTCAAGCATATGCTCTATTATTCACTGAAAGTATTCATATCGGCTCTCGTCATCGTCTCTGTCAGCGAGGTTGCCAAACGCAGCTCACTATTCGGAGCTCTCATTGCATCTTTGCCTCTGACATCATTGCTTGCAATCCTTTGGATGTATAAAGATAACGTGGAGACAAAGAAGATTGCTCAGCTAAGCCAATCCATCTTCTGGTTCGTATTGCCTTCGCTTGCATTCTTTCTGGCGTTTCCCTTCCTGCTGACCAAAGGCCTTTCTTTTTGGGTGAGCCTGGGAGCATCAGCTACGCTGACGATCGTAATCTACTTCGTCATGCTTTGGATTCTCAAGGCTTTCAATATCACGATTATGTAA
- a CDS encoding AEC family transporter, translated as MLIISFGRMGMYSILPVLLLFILGFLLQRGSTLTQTSVAGAKRIVSDLALPALLFQAFSSLEIESKYLILVVTIFLVCLLMVLLGKALAKPLHMETPYFPLLLGGFEMGMLGYALFLSAYGSEHVGKMALIDLGQVLFVFFVLMAFLIRERDGAHTTKALLKQFITSPVILAIFGGIVVSIIGPWFSPHPVWTAIDEGISLLASLTTPLIALSIGYGIHIKKEGLSWSLKTIMVRKLVLLGLALLINHFLIDRLLGMDTIYRYALLVMFLTPPPYVVTIYMRPNDPVNAGYVDNTLSLDTLVSIFLVMAAVVLYR; from the coding sequence ATGCTCATCATTTCATTCGGCAGGATGGGTATGTATTCAATACTTCCGGTTCTCTTGTTGTTCATTCTTGGATTTCTCTTGCAGCGGGGAAGCACGTTGACACAGACTTCGGTTGCAGGAGCAAAACGAATAGTCAGCGATCTTGCGCTTCCGGCTCTCCTGTTTCAGGCTTTCTCTTCATTGGAAATTGAGAGCAAGTATCTGATTTTGGTTGTGACCATATTCCTTGTCTGTCTTCTCATGGTCTTGTTAGGCAAGGCCTTGGCAAAACCCCTGCACATGGAAACCCCCTATTTCCCGCTTCTGCTTGGAGGGTTTGAAATGGGAATGTTGGGCTACGCCTTGTTTCTGAGTGCCTATGGAAGTGAACACGTGGGGAAAATGGCCCTGATAGACCTGGGTCAGGTCCTCTTCGTATTTTTTGTCCTTATGGCGTTCTTGATCCGCGAACGTGACGGTGCTCATACAACCAAAGCATTGTTGAAACAATTCATCACCTCTCCGGTGATTCTTGCAATTTTTGGCGGTATTGTGGTCAGTATCATAGGCCCGTGGTTTTCTCCCCATCCCGTATGGACTGCCATCGACGAGGGCATCTCCCTGCTTGCCAGTCTGACCACACCCCTCATTGCCCTTTCCATCGGGTATGGCATCCATATCAAGAAAGAAGGATTGTCTTGGTCACTGAAAACGATCATGGTAAGGAAACTTGTCTTGTTGGGCTTGGCCTTGCTGATCAACCACTTCCTGATCGACCGACTTCTGGGTATGGATACCATCTACCGCTATGCACTTCTTGTGATGTTCCTCACCCCGCCGCCCTACGTAGTTACCATCTATATGCGTCCCAACGACCCCGTGAATGCAGGCTATGTAGATAATACGCTCTCTCTTGACACCCTTGTTTCCATTTTCTTGGTGATGGCGGCCGTTGTCCTGTACCGGTAA
- a CDS encoding InlB B-repeat-containing protein: MKKGTVISIVLLLMVISLAVAVLISCADGIPAYAVHFDYQNGNTAVQETELRNSMLIEPITPSLEGYSFGGWYTNSYFTPESRWDFSSDTVCSDLTLYAKWEFTGLSDALEESSFLVGSIGPAGGHVFYDKGSYSNGWRFLEAAPKKYEFRKVWGGYGIQVQTGIEIGAGKSNTEEIVTTFGHAEPYDMKTDYAAKVCADLVVLKDGVLYSDWFLPSKDELNQMYENLKEHNIGDFSGDWHWSSSQFTMGFPNDRVKYAWFHLFGNGTRGFGGRYKDYWVRPVRAF, translated from the coding sequence ATGAAGAAAGGTACAGTGATTTCTATAGTTCTTCTCTTGATGGTGATAAGCCTTGCAGTCGCTGTGCTGATATCCTGTGCTGATGGGATTCCTGCTTATGCCGTACATTTTGATTATCAGAATGGAAATACAGCAGTTCAAGAAACTGAGCTGAGAAACTCAATGCTTATTGAGCCGATTACACCTTCACTAGAAGGATATTCGTTTGGTGGTTGGTACACGAACAGCTATTTTACACCCGAATCGAGATGGGATTTCAGCAGTGACACCGTCTGCTCGGATTTGACCCTCTATGCAAAGTGGGAGTTTACTGGCTTGAGTGATGCTTTGGAAGAATCTTCCTTTTTAGTCGGAAGCATTGGACCCGCTGGAGGCCATGTATTCTACGACAAGGGATCGTACAGCAATGGTTGGCGGTTTTTGGAGGCAGCCCCGAAAAAATATGAATTCAGGAAGGTATGGGGCGGGTATGGGATACAGGTGCAGACGGGCATAGAAATAGGGGCAGGTAAAAGCAACACAGAGGAAATTGTGACAACATTCGGCCATGCCGAACCGTATGACATGAAGACCGACTATGCTGCGAAGGTGTGTGCCGATCTGGTGGTCCTTAAGGATGGTGTGTTGTATAGCGATTGGTTCTTACCGAGCAAGGATGAGCTAAACCAGATGTATGAAAATCTCAAGGAACATAATATAGGAGATTTTTCTGGCGATTGGCATTGGAGTTCTTCGCAGTTCACCATGGGTTTCCCCAATGACCGTGTAAAGTATGCATGGTTCCATCTCTTCGGCAATGGTACACGAGGTTTCGGTGGTCGATATAAAGATTATTGGGTGAGACCTGTACGAGCATTTTAA